In Akkermansia muciniphila, one DNA window encodes the following:
- a CDS encoding excinuclease ABC subunit UvrC, which produces MADREQPTLKELWRETPHKPGVYIMKDARGNTIYVGKAKDLHRRLGNYFSPTGATLSNHKTRALINAIASFDYFETRNDQEAFLLESKLIKQYRPHYNIQMKDDKRYPLLKIPKGEKLPRFQLARVRKDDGARYFGPFVHSQALYATQEWLNRHFRLRTCKTKNPGIHDFRHCHADVIRNCSAPCVGRISINDYNRNFDQAVRLLEGTGKKSALDELTREMMEAADELDFERAAYLRDIRDNLVKVLEPARRFRKGTPDLPGTVHPEEDMKELGVALGLESPPLIMECFDISNVSSNHIVASMVRFTNGRPDNKAYRRYRIRTVDGQNDFASMSEVIRRRYSRILAESDAVASRQADMTLYQWLKKLSAEGKAPIKVPDLVVVDGGKGQLSSALADLEAIGLGDMPIVGLAKQREEIFFPHQSQPLCLPHSTGALKLMQRIRDEAHRFANGYNELLYRKRMRESALDDAPGMSASKKRLLLEKFKSVTAIKKADPVSIAAIRGISETWARALLNYLNSSSNS; this is translated from the coding sequence GTGGCAGACCGCGAGCAACCAACCCTGAAAGAACTCTGGAGGGAAACTCCGCACAAACCAGGCGTTTATATCATGAAAGACGCCCGGGGAAATACCATCTACGTGGGCAAAGCCAAGGACCTTCACCGCCGCCTGGGCAATTATTTTTCTCCTACGGGAGCCACACTCTCCAATCATAAGACAAGAGCGCTCATTAATGCTATTGCGTCATTTGATTATTTTGAAACCAGAAATGACCAGGAGGCTTTTCTGCTGGAAAGCAAACTGATTAAACAATATCGCCCGCATTACAATATCCAGATGAAGGACGACAAGCGCTACCCCCTGCTGAAAATTCCGAAGGGGGAAAAACTGCCTCGTTTCCAGCTGGCGCGGGTGCGCAAAGATGACGGAGCGCGCTACTTCGGCCCCTTTGTCCACTCCCAGGCTCTTTACGCCACGCAGGAATGGCTCAACCGGCATTTCCGGCTGCGAACCTGCAAGACAAAAAATCCGGGTATCCATGACTTCAGGCACTGCCATGCGGATGTGATTCGCAACTGCTCCGCTCCGTGCGTTGGCCGCATTTCCATCAATGATTACAACCGGAACTTTGACCAGGCGGTGCGTCTGCTGGAAGGGACGGGAAAAAAAAGCGCTCTGGACGAACTTACCAGGGAAATGATGGAAGCTGCCGATGAACTGGACTTTGAACGCGCGGCATATCTGCGGGACATCCGGGACAATCTGGTCAAGGTACTGGAACCCGCCCGGAGGTTCCGAAAAGGAACTCCCGATCTTCCCGGCACCGTTCACCCGGAAGAAGACATGAAGGAACTGGGGGTAGCCCTGGGATTAGAATCTCCCCCACTCATTATGGAATGCTTTGACATTTCCAATGTCTCTTCCAACCATATCGTGGCCTCCATGGTGCGCTTCACCAACGGCAGGCCGGACAACAAGGCCTACCGGCGGTACCGTATACGCACTGTAGACGGACAAAATGACTTCGCCTCCATGTCGGAAGTCATCCGGAGGCGTTACTCCCGCATTCTGGCGGAGAGCGATGCCGTAGCCTCACGGCAGGCGGACATGACCCTGTACCAGTGGCTTAAGAAACTCAGCGCGGAAGGAAAAGCCCCCATCAAAGTTCCGGATCTGGTAGTGGTGGACGGAGGTAAAGGACAGCTTTCCTCCGCTCTGGCCGATTTGGAAGCCATCGGCCTGGGAGACATGCCCATCGTAGGCCTGGCCAAGCAGAGGGAAGAAATATTTTTCCCCCACCAGTCCCAGCCCCTTTGCCTGCCTCACAGCACGGGAGCCCTCAAACTCATGCAGCGCATCCGCGACGAAGCCCACCGCTTCGCCAACGGCTATAACGAACTGCTCTACCGTAAACGCATGCGGGAAAGCGCCTTGGACGACGCACCGGGCATGAGCGCCTCAAAAAAAAGACTGTTGCTGGAAAAATTCAAATCCGTAACTGCCATTAAAAAGGCGGACCCGGTTTCTATCGCCGCCATCCGCGGCATTTCGGAAACCTGGGCCCGCGCCCTGCTGAACTACCTTAATTCATCTTCCAACTCCTGA
- the rpsI gene encoding 30S ribosomal protein S9: MSQTTPYNATGRRKTAIAHAWLTEGSGRITINRRGFEEYLPTVQLQNAVLQPFQVTNTMNKFDVNVVTKGGGIHGQVGAIRMAIARALVQVDEASRSQLREFGLLTRDSRMKERKKPGRPGARKRYQFSKR, translated from the coding sequence ATGAGTCAGACAACCCCATACAACGCCACCGGCCGTCGTAAGACCGCCATTGCACACGCTTGGCTTACTGAAGGTTCCGGCCGCATTACCATCAACCGCCGCGGTTTTGAGGAATATCTTCCTACCGTTCAGTTACAGAACGCTGTTCTTCAGCCCTTTCAGGTTACCAACACCATGAACAAGTTTGATGTGAACGTCGTTACCAAGGGCGGCGGGATTCACGGACAGGTGGGAGCCATTCGCATGGCGATCGCCCGTGCTCTCGTTCAGGTTGATGAAGCTTCCCGTTCCCAGCTCCGTGAATTCGGTCTTCTGACCCGTGATTCCCGCATGAAGGAACGTAAAAAGCCCGGCCGTCCTGGGGCCCGCAAGCGTTATCAGTTCTCCAAGCGTTAA
- a CDS encoding MotA/TolQ/ExbB proton channel family protein has translation MNPVPFTTLAAAMDFVVGDRNYPLSELFMKGGFIMWPLLLLSIAGVVVLVMCCFSTRAAAVLPTKLVEQAESFIRKRDYTGLSILCKNGDSCYARVMLTVANFMLRNPSAQFEEVREIASAEGGRQAGFLSRQISWLSDIGAVAPMLGLLGTVVGMMKTFFEIANGDFSGGKQRIDMAGGVAEALITTAGGLMLGIPAILAYVYFRSRVHKRVGDLEAAVTHSVSVVATQLQKPRAGAAGAFHEEELPRVPVDPTSLRDVRGL, from the coding sequence ATGAACCCTGTACCGTTTACCACGTTGGCCGCCGCCATGGATTTTGTGGTGGGAGATAGAAATTATCCCCTTTCTGAGCTGTTCATGAAAGGCGGTTTCATCATGTGGCCGCTGCTTCTGTTATCCATCGCCGGAGTAGTGGTGCTGGTCATGTGCTGCTTTTCTACCCGTGCTGCCGCCGTTTTGCCTACCAAACTGGTGGAACAGGCGGAATCTTTCATCCGCAAGCGGGATTACACGGGGCTTTCCATCCTCTGCAAGAATGGAGATTCCTGCTACGCTCGCGTGATGTTGACTGTAGCCAACTTCATGTTGCGCAACCCCTCCGCCCAGTTTGAGGAGGTGAGGGAGATAGCCTCTGCGGAAGGAGGACGGCAGGCGGGGTTCCTAAGCCGCCAGATTTCCTGGCTGTCGGATATTGGCGCCGTAGCCCCCATGCTGGGGCTGTTGGGGACCGTGGTCGGGATGATGAAAACCTTTTTTGAGATTGCCAACGGTGATTTTTCCGGGGGCAAGCAACGTATTGACATGGCGGGCGGCGTGGCGGAAGCCTTGATTACGACGGCGGGCGGCCTGATGCTTGGGATTCCCGCCATCCTGGCTTATGTATATTTCCGCAGCCGTGTACACAAACGGGTAGGAGACCTGGAGGCAGCCGTCACGCACAGTGTTTCCGTAGTTGCCACCCAGCTTCAGAAGCCACGAGCCGGTGCAGCTGGGGCTTTTCATGAAGAGGAACTTCCCAGAGTCCCCGTAGATCCCACTTCCCTGCGCGATGTGCGTGGGCTCTAG
- a CDS encoding 23S rRNA (pseudouridine(1915)-N(3))-methyltransferase RlmH: MQFLILAAGKPSLGYAKEGVEFYLNRLRPFGKTELKLVRDGNSQDVSKRLLAASEGCLRIAMDERGELWTTKKLVDLAKDWQMHSVRRIAFLIGASDGHTEELRSRCNHILSLSKFTLQHELALVVLLEQIYRCHTILAGTPYHR; the protein is encoded by the coding sequence ATGCAATTCCTGATTCTGGCCGCAGGAAAGCCTTCTCTAGGCTACGCCAAGGAAGGCGTGGAATTTTATCTCAACCGCCTCAGACCTTTCGGCAAAACGGAACTCAAACTTGTCAGGGATGGAAACTCCCAGGACGTTTCAAAACGCCTGCTGGCAGCCAGCGAAGGCTGTCTGCGCATCGCCATGGACGAACGCGGAGAACTCTGGACCACAAAAAAGCTGGTCGATCTGGCGAAGGACTGGCAAATGCATTCCGTGCGCCGCATCGCGTTTCTCATCGGAGCCTCGGACGGTCATACGGAAGAATTACGATCCCGGTGCAACCATATCCTGTCCTTGAGCAAATTCACCCTTCAACATGAACTGGCGCTTGTTGTCCTGCTGGAACAGATTTACCGCTGCCATACTATTCTGGCAGGAACACCATACCATCGGTAA
- a CDS encoding ExbD/TolR family protein → MKFHYKMPSPIGFQLAPMLDIVFLLLVFFIVTQTFEDDEPDLSINLPSAETPKPGENVSNEIIVNIRKDGTVVINRQPYTMPQLEDKLFSVARLDKTMLVRIRVDEKAESGVVVHVMDACLKAGLNNVSFSTRPPAPSSINVSNFQAS, encoded by the coding sequence ATGAAATTTCATTATAAAATGCCCAGTCCTATCGGGTTCCAATTAGCCCCCATGCTGGACATCGTATTTCTGCTGCTGGTGTTTTTCATCGTAACCCAGACATTTGAGGATGATGAACCGGATCTTTCCATCAATCTTCCTTCAGCAGAGACTCCCAAGCCCGGTGAAAATGTGTCCAATGAAATTATCGTGAATATCCGTAAAGATGGTACCGTGGTAATCAACCGCCAGCCGTACACAATGCCGCAGCTGGAAGACAAGCTTTTTTCCGTTGCCCGCTTGGACAAAACTATGCTCGTCCGTATCCGCGTGGATGAGAAGGCGGAATCCGGCGTGGTGGTGCATGTGATGGACGCATGTCTGAAGGCCGGGCTGAATAACGTTTCTTTTTCCACGCGTCCTCCGGCTCCATCTTCCATCAATGTTTCCAATTTCCAGGCTTCATGA
- the rplM gene encoding 50S ribosomal protein L13, with amino-acid sequence MKTFSAKPQEVERKWYVIDAADKVLGRVAVEAANILRGKNKTIFTPHVDCGDFVIIVNADKVVLTGNKENAKIYTRFSGYVGGKQVDTPRKIRARRPELLLELAVKGMVPHTRLGRQQMTKLKVYAGASHPHEAQQPTAITL; translated from the coding sequence ATGAAGACCTTCTCAGCCAAACCGCAAGAAGTAGAGCGCAAATGGTATGTTATAGACGCTGCCGACAAGGTGCTCGGCCGTGTTGCCGTTGAAGCGGCTAACATTTTGCGTGGCAAGAATAAGACGATTTTTACTCCCCACGTTGATTGTGGCGATTTTGTCATTATCGTGAACGCGGACAAGGTGGTGTTGACCGGAAATAAGGAAAATGCCAAAATTTATACCCGTTTCTCCGGTTACGTCGGCGGTAAGCAGGTGGACACTCCCCGTAAAATTCGCGCTCGCCGTCCTGAACTTCTTCTGGAACTGGCTGTTAAAGGCATGGTTCCTCACACTCGCCTGGGCCGTCAGCAAATGACCAAGCTGAAGGTTTATGCCGGAGCCAGCCATCCGCATGAAGCCCAGCAGCCCACCGCCATTACTCTCTAA